In the Leptospira sp. WS4.C2 genome, one interval contains:
- a CDS encoding adenylate/guanylate cyclase domain-containing protein, whose translation MDLEKEEIVRVLVLEPQKKSYDTISQLLSEWFGDYIELTWRSVFENGAEEIKKAQYDLLITEIQFPELEESPESILESIMDLAGPSELPVVVFTKAEGKQLPIHAFQLGINEYFGKRRLKKNVLEHRFRNLFREIYRKKVVSIQMDDSLKRFQDLYGMNQSEIQDLNTMVKKFKKELEKEYEEKLNLETEKKKMQNVFGMYVDPIIVESLMNNTLSLDQKGKEQEVSVLFSDIRGYTTLSEKMKPEQVISFLNEYFTAMTEVILGYGGMIDKYIGDSIMCLFGAPVFQEDHRQNALDCAVEMVQVFELWQPKWQQIYGFTPQIGIGLASGKAIVGNVGSFQKLSYTAVGDTVNMASRLESIAKPMEVYMSEGLYNFLPEEYANKYKYEELEPVKIKGKEGLHRILSVKPI comes from the coding sequence GTGGATTTAGAAAAAGAAGAAATCGTTCGTGTCCTTGTCCTAGAACCCCAAAAGAAATCGTATGATACCATCTCCCAATTACTCAGTGAGTGGTTTGGAGATTACATCGAACTGACTTGGCGGTCCGTTTTTGAAAACGGAGCCGAGGAAATCAAAAAAGCTCAGTATGATCTTTTAATTACAGAAATCCAATTCCCTGAACTAGAAGAATCTCCCGAATCTATATTAGAATCAATTATGGATTTAGCCGGTCCCTCCGAACTTCCCGTGGTTGTGTTTACGAAAGCCGAAGGAAAACAACTTCCCATCCACGCTTTCCAATTAGGAATCAACGAATACTTCGGCAAACGAAGGTTAAAGAAAAATGTATTGGAACATAGGTTTAGAAATTTGTTCCGAGAAATTTACCGCAAAAAAGTAGTCTCCATCCAAATGGACGACAGCCTAAAACGATTCCAAGATCTTTACGGTATGAACCAATCAGAGATTCAAGATTTGAATACGATGGTGAAAAAATTTAAAAAAGAATTGGAAAAAGAATACGAAGAAAAATTGAACTTAGAAACCGAAAAAAAGAAAATGCAAAATGTTTTCGGTATGTATGTTGATCCCATCATTGTTGAAAGTTTGATGAACAACACACTTTCCCTTGACCAAAAAGGAAAGGAACAAGAAGTATCTGTCTTATTTTCGGATATTCGTGGTTATACGACCTTGTCAGAAAAAATGAAACCAGAACAAGTAATTTCATTTTTAAACGAATACTTTACGGCTATGACAGAAGTGATTTTGGGTTATGGGGGAATGATCGATAAATACATAGGTGATTCCATCATGTGTTTGTTTGGTGCTCCAGTTTTCCAAGAGGACCATAGACAAAATGCTTTGGACTGTGCCGTGGAAATGGTGCAAGTTTTTGAACTTTGGCAACCCAAATGGCAACAAATCTATGGATTTACTCCACAAATTGGCATTGGTTTGGCCTCAGGGAAAGCCATTGTGGGGAACGTAGGATCCTTCCAAAAACTTTCTTATACAGCCGTTGGCGATACTGTTAACATGGCAAGCAGATTGGAATCGATTGCAAAACCAATGGAAGTGTATATGTCAGAAGGACTATATAATTTTCTTCCAGAGGAGTATGCCAATAAGTACAAGTATGAAGAATTGGAACCTGTGAAAATCAAAGGAAAAGAAGGGTTACACCGAATTCTCAGTGTAAAGCCCATCTAA
- a CDS encoding hydrogenase-4 subunit G: MNFLYELKSFIFPKNVLNFATASPVHPTSRGIPIPTTKMREGSGSLSQSAAVCPTKAIRIVSDSEVQFDYGKCLQCGLCTESSDGKLRDSGFIYTFALSREEFKVTYVSGQMAKVSDLPHPLTPNQEQFRALTKKRGFLYREVAAAGNNTVESELNASFNSVFDSEREGVRCVASPKHADAIVFSGPVGERMAGPLETAWDVISEPKALIACGTEAVSGGLYPLGKLPKEPDLYISGDPPRPDVILQGFRLLMGRFSFRFQEELHKILENAK, translated from the coding sequence ATGAATTTCTTATATGAGTTAAAGAGTTTTATTTTCCCTAAGAATGTATTAAATTTTGCTACTGCCTCTCCGGTTCATCCGACAAGTCGCGGCATTCCCATACCGACAACAAAGATGCGGGAGGGATCTGGTTCCTTGAGCCAATCAGCAGCGGTTTGTCCGACGAAAGCAATCCGAATAGTTTCTGATTCGGAAGTTCAGTTTGATTATGGGAAATGCCTGCAATGTGGACTTTGTACAGAATCTTCGGATGGCAAACTTCGTGATTCGGGTTTTATTTATACTTTTGCCTTAAGTCGTGAGGAATTCAAAGTCACTTACGTTTCTGGGCAAATGGCAAAAGTAAGTGACTTACCCCACCCACTAACACCAAACCAAGAACAGTTTCGTGCATTGACAAAGAAACGGGGATTTCTTTATAGAGAGGTTGCCGCTGCGGGAAACAACACTGTGGAATCAGAGTTGAATGCTTCTTTTAATTCGGTTTTTGACTCGGAAAGAGAAGGGGTTCGTTGTGTTGCCAGTCCCAAACATGCGGATGCCATTGTCTTTTCTGGTCCTGTCGGTGAAAGGATGGCAGGTCCACTGGAAACCGCTTGGGATGTCATAAGCGAACCCAAAGCCCTCATTGCCTGCGGGACAGAAGCGGTGAGTGGTGGGTTGTATCCTTTGGGTAAACTTCCCAAAGAACCAGATCTTTATATTTCAGGAGATCCCCCAAGGCCAGATGTCATTCTGCAAGGTTTTCGTCTTTTAATGGGAAGATTTTCCTTCCGGTTTCAAGAGGAGCTTCACAAAATTTTAGAGAATGCAAAATAA
- a CDS encoding hydrogenase-4 subunit E, whose product MEKITGITNFNGVYHQYVIRDQKMIREEVVSKKSNIDFLLDPQYPVWLVRHAFGQDMGVEDYSDLKEEDYLSDNRGKNLSLHQKTGIVRDLAYHGLHVPFHEGTYSHAVGPIHAGIIEPGHFRFIVEGEEIRHLTIRLGFQYRGIREKIQGKSMSAVMPFSETISGDTSVGYAVSFSKIYEEMYGIKVSNHIALFRSFLVELERIAVHIGDLGGISEDIGYYPLYGVCVTDRGAALGLMETWTGNRFGKGAVRPGRVRVNQRITAKQAKDAFFNLKKVYFKRVRPQILRALSVSTLKERMQGCGFISELDVQKNGFLGMVARMAGVSDDLRIGNPDYPDWTVLPLQEEHHHYNGDVWARMYIRYTEIEQSLKWMESHLEDLDWESLWLENDKMKGTQYEKEWKPKSGIYTAAVEAWRGPLLVSLDLDHEGLVKNSYIRDPSVLNWHALELAVRGEQVGDFPLNNKSFNLSYVGFDL is encoded by the coding sequence ATGGAAAAGATAACAGGCATTACTAATTTCAATGGTGTCTATCACCAGTATGTAATCCGTGATCAAAAAATGATTCGGGAAGAAGTAGTTTCCAAAAAAAGTAATATTGATTTTCTTTTAGATCCTCAATATCCGGTTTGGCTTGTTCGTCATGCCTTTGGACAGGATATGGGTGTTGAAGATTATTCAGATCTAAAGGAAGAAGATTATTTATCTGACAATCGTGGGAAAAACCTTTCACTACATCAAAAAACAGGAATTGTCAGAGATTTGGCTTATCATGGATTACATGTTCCCTTTCATGAAGGTACTTATTCTCATGCGGTGGGTCCGATTCACGCAGGGATCATTGAACCAGGTCACTTCCGTTTTATTGTAGAGGGAGAAGAAATCCGTCACCTAACCATTCGTTTGGGTTTCCAATATCGAGGGATCCGCGAAAAAATTCAAGGGAAATCGATGTCAGCGGTTATGCCTTTCTCTGAAACCATTTCTGGGGATACAAGCGTTGGTTATGCGGTCTCTTTTAGCAAAATTTATGAAGAAATGTATGGGATCAAGGTTTCTAATCATATTGCTTTGTTTCGTTCCTTTTTAGTTGAGTTGGAACGAATTGCGGTTCATATTGGGGATTTAGGTGGAATTTCGGAAGATATAGGTTATTACCCACTATACGGGGTCTGCGTCACTGATAGAGGGGCTGCCCTTGGTCTTATGGAAACATGGACTGGAAATCGTTTTGGGAAAGGAGCCGTTCGTCCAGGACGTGTTCGGGTGAACCAGCGCATTACCGCAAAACAAGCAAAAGATGCTTTTTTTAATCTAAAAAAAGTTTATTTCAAACGAGTTCGTCCACAGATCTTAAGAGCCCTTTCTGTTTCCACTTTAAAGGAAAGAATGCAGGGTTGTGGTTTTATTTCTGAACTTGATGTGCAAAAAAATGGATTTTTGGGAATGGTGGCTCGTATGGCGGGGGTCTCTGATGACTTAAGAATTGGTAACCCTGATTATCCAGATTGGACTGTTTTGCCACTACAAGAAGAACACCATCATTATAATGGCGATGTTTGGGCTCGTATGTACATTCGTTACACGGAAATTGAACAATCTTTAAAATGGATGGAATCACATTTGGAAGATTTGGATTGGGAATCCTTATGGTTAGAAAATGATAAAATGAAAGGAACTCAATACGAGAAAGAATGGAAACCAAAATCTGGAATTTATACGGCTGCGGTGGAAGCATGGCGTGGTCCTTTACTTGTATCTTTGGATTTGGATCACGAAGGCCTCGTGAAAAATTCTTATATTCGTGATCCATCAGTCTTAAATTGGCATGCATTGGAATTGGCAGTTCGTGGAGAACAAGTCGGCGATTTTCCTTTGAACAATAAATCATTTAATCTTAGTTATGTTGGGTTTGATCTATGA
- a CDS encoding proton-conducting transporter membrane subunit — MMAQLFYLSGVLAFVVIFLVSVLAPTKGQTRIWLWSILKICFFGSLFYSWFTDNIVLKWILIEASTLFGALLISSSGTERSFHVGWKFLLINSYALGLAFLGIVILLFASTPLENLDFVSLKQGLVGQSGLLIETGILLTVYGYSGKLGLVPNHFWVGDTYAESPSQISSLIASFVPVSVVLALRPLIQLEREINPHMINAANGILFIGVLTILYSTLILFSREDIRRISAKVALFHTGMLTLFLWLDVSDDVFYFLLTTTVLVKLLVFLSMGILRMDAGKRNISQILEKSSLSHKALYMYLLALLVAFVFPLSPVFVLDLKVIEIAIKQKMFLLFLFPITGAIFFFIALNKVLPLVRLPNRNFEPGVYGILQTRLVFFWFSFLFTVFVGTYGLTYLMAEHIWKR; from the coding sequence ATGATGGCACAATTGTTTTATCTTTCTGGAGTTTTGGCCTTTGTTGTTATTTTTTTGGTTTCTGTTTTGGCACCAACAAAAGGACAAACTCGCATTTGGTTATGGAGCATTCTGAAGATTTGTTTTTTTGGTTCTTTGTTTTACTCCTGGTTTACTGATAATATTGTTCTTAAGTGGATCTTAATTGAAGCCTCCACACTTTTTGGGGCACTGCTCATTTCCTCTAGTGGTACGGAACGTTCCTTTCATGTGGGTTGGAAATTTTTATTAATCAATTCCTATGCGCTTGGACTTGCCTTTTTAGGAATAGTAATTCTTTTGTTTGCCTCCACTCCACTAGAAAATTTAGATTTTGTTTCCTTAAAGCAAGGGTTAGTTGGCCAAAGTGGACTTTTAATTGAAACAGGAATCCTTCTGACTGTTTACGGATATAGTGGAAAGTTGGGGCTTGTTCCTAATCACTTTTGGGTGGGAGATACCTATGCGGAGAGTCCAAGTCAAATTTCTTCGCTGATCGCATCTTTTGTGCCAGTCAGTGTAGTTCTTGCCTTACGTCCCCTGATACAGTTGGAACGTGAAATCAATCCACATATGATTAACGCAGCCAATGGAATTCTTTTTATCGGTGTTTTGACCATTCTGTATTCTACTTTAATTCTTTTTTCAAGGGAAGACATTCGTAGGATTTCAGCGAAGGTAGCACTTTTCCATACAGGCATGTTAACTTTATTTTTGTGGTTAGATGTATCTGATGATGTATTTTACTTTTTGTTAACAACAACTGTTCTCGTAAAACTATTGGTTTTTCTATCAATGGGAATTTTACGAATGGATGCAGGGAAAAGAAATATCTCTCAGATTCTAGAAAAATCTTCTCTAAGTCATAAAGCATTGTATATGTATTTATTAGCACTTCTTGTAGCGTTTGTTTTTCCTTTATCTCCAGTTTTTGTTTTAGATTTAAAAGTCATAGAAATTGCTATCAAACAAAAAATGTTTTTATTATTTTTGTTCCCCATTACGGGAGCGATATTTTTCTTTATTGCACTTAACAAAGTACTACCGTTGGTTCGGTTGCCCAATCGAAATTTTGAACCTGGAGTTTACGGAATACTACAAACTAGGTTAGTATTCTTTTGGTTTAGTTTTTTATTCACCGTATTCGTTGGTACATACGGTTTAACTTATCTAATGGCAGAACATATATGGAAAAGATAA
- a CDS encoding formate hydrogenase, whose product MIYDFIYLLLLLTGVVVLVENRLSRIIFFLSVQGFLLVFPVLQTHEGDWKHAISLIVMVVLFKGILTPWVLNWTANKSKMNESTAPRFGYLATLLFMVLGLVLAVKITEGVSVLSIPVHKIGLIYVILLVYVGILCFVVRRNWLALIAGFCVFENGIFVLTMVLDKGLPVGLEFGSFLDAILVIVSGGILQLSPHMHTKERKL is encoded by the coding sequence ATGATATACGATTTTATATACTTATTATTGTTACTCACCGGTGTTGTGGTTTTGGTAGAAAATCGCTTGAGTCGGATTATTTTTTTTCTAAGTGTACAAGGGTTCCTTTTAGTATTCCCTGTTTTGCAAACACATGAAGGAGATTGGAAACATGCTATCTCACTAATTGTAATGGTTGTTTTGTTTAAGGGAATTCTAACTCCTTGGGTTTTGAATTGGACAGCGAACAAATCTAAGATGAATGAGAGCACTGCTCCTCGTTTCGGATACCTTGCAACTTTGTTATTCATGGTACTCGGTTTGGTTCTAGCAGTCAAGATTACGGAAGGAGTTTCTGTTCTTTCCATTCCAGTTCATAAAATTGGACTCATTTATGTAATTTTACTCGTGTATGTGGGTATTCTTTGTTTTGTTGTTAGGCGAAACTGGCTTGCTCTCATTGCTGGGTTTTGTGTTTTTGAAAATGGAATTTTTGTTTTGACTATGGTATTAGACAAAGGACTTCCTGTGGGCCTTGAGTTTGGATCCTTTTTGGATGCCATCCTTGTCATTGTTTCAGGTGGAATTTTGCAACTCTCTCCCCATATGCATACGAAGGAGAGAAAACTATGA
- a CDS encoding NADH-quinone oxidoreductase subunit H, with protein sequence MNSFLYYSYLLLLFVVMPFLLTGIIRKVRAYAQGRRGPKLLQFFWEVDKSLRKNPISHTNISDFSHLAPRVALFSALMIWSVVLFEWAPFILIPFFLALYRFAYVSFAMEGASSFGGMASGREILLSVMAEPTFILMILAAQSHIEISVSPQGALIGLLFLSLSFIAILAELAKPPFDDPRTHLELTMVHEAMILEASGKQLGIFDLASSIKLSTLLVFLVKLALEHSKLFKNEVLDSFARELMIAPMVILLAIILGFWESNSVRRKWTWIPEFMGLTFIAILILGTLVKLS encoded by the coding sequence GTGAATTCTTTTTTGTATTATTCTTATCTGCTTCTTCTTTTTGTTGTAATGCCATTTCTATTAACGGGGATTATACGGAAAGTTCGTGCTTATGCTCAAGGGCGACGTGGCCCAAAACTTCTTCAGTTTTTTTGGGAAGTGGACAAATCGCTAAGAAAAAATCCAATTTCGCATACAAACATTTCGGATTTTTCACATTTGGCACCTAGGGTAGCATTGTTTTCGGCTTTGATGATTTGGAGTGTGGTTTTGTTCGAATGGGCTCCATTCATTCTCATCCCGTTTTTCCTTGCTCTTTACCGATTCGCATACGTAAGTTTTGCGATGGAAGGGGCTTCTTCTTTTGGAGGGATGGCTTCGGGAAGAGAGATTTTACTTTCAGTAATGGCCGAACCAACTTTTATTTTAATGATCCTTGCGGCTCAGTCCCATATTGAAATTTCAGTGAGTCCTCAAGGGGCCCTTATTGGTTTACTCTTTCTTTCTTTGTCCTTTATTGCAATCCTTGCAGAACTCGCAAAACCACCGTTTGATGATCCAAGGACTCATTTAGAGCTAACGATGGTTCATGAGGCGATGATTTTAGAAGCTTCTGGAAAACAATTGGGAATCTTTGATTTGGCAAGTTCCATCAAATTATCTACGCTATTAGTTTTCCTTGTGAAGTTGGCACTCGAACACTCCAAGTTATTTAAAAATGAAGTTTTGGATAGTTTTGCAAGAGAGCTAATGATTGCACCTATGGTCATACTACTTGCGATCATCCTCGGATTTTGGGAATCGAATAGTGTTCGTAGGAAATGGACTTGGATACCTGAATTTATGGGTTTAACATTCATTGCGATTTTAATATTAGGCACTTTGGTTAAGTTGTCTTAA
- a CDS encoding proton-conducting transporter membrane subunit, with the protein MLEDERISIFRSILVGISALSPLAIFLFSNYDVLSVDFPILVGLVIQAYIGFSSFMLVQSYEPKEKNKVTIGYIIFWSALGVCYLSGKSLILPIALEVTSFSTILIYSGTEFGKKQIESLGSLLLASGISALFLSAWVMLPDGDNVGIILLLVGLLIKSGFSGFHLWIPKVNEGGPSHALGAFAGVLEVFPLLLFYRYVLPNQLDPIIYQVLFPLAALGIFFGGITSFFHKDPKISLAYSSVESINFLWLCLIIAGMFQFSVDYELMNLSNSFRILFFLSLFHHSFSKTFQLFSIGMVARLKNSSSSDELKGIGRLLGISPLLVGAGTFSYAVLPGTLGFVSEATYFYLNARILDMPIGRSVFLLPSMIFIFFGIVLGGFTHIKLFMSLFLSTPGKDINIQPFSLQKRRWVTISLFSLALVIFIFPLVLPYFVRLPMLSPFVDPQLVDWFWTLAFVSYVTIGAVFIFRLYDHYQLKRYGKPKTKNWDCGGGYSGHELSIPTSVFSLPLRNSLGRYFLNKTGESKVDSFLIRGITSVFRLGTRFMSATNHPKEEDVSKYLAISSMFLIFIFSLLILGDFGGL; encoded by the coding sequence ATGTTAGAAGATGAAAGAATTTCAATCTTCAGATCGATTTTAGTTGGTATATCTGCGCTTTCGCCGCTTGCTATATTCTTATTTTCTAATTATGATGTTTTGTCTGTGGATTTTCCCATTTTGGTTGGTCTTGTCATTCAGGCATATATCGGTTTTTCATCCTTTATGTTGGTTCAGTCCTATGAACCAAAGGAAAAAAACAAAGTCACCATTGGTTATATCATCTTTTGGTCTGCTCTTGGTGTTTGTTATTTGTCCGGTAAGTCGCTTATCCTTCCGATAGCTTTGGAGGTGACATCCTTTTCCACCATTCTGATTTATTCTGGAACAGAGTTTGGGAAAAAACAAATTGAAAGTTTGGGTTCCTTACTTTTGGCATCTGGAATTTCTGCCTTATTTTTGTCCGCCTGGGTGATGTTACCCGATGGCGACAATGTGGGTATCATTTTACTTCTTGTGGGTCTGCTAATTAAATCAGGATTTTCCGGCTTTCATTTGTGGATCCCGAAAGTAAATGAAGGAGGGCCATCCCATGCTCTTGGTGCCTTTGCCGGAGTTTTGGAAGTATTTCCATTATTACTTTTTTATAGATATGTCCTTCCAAACCAATTGGATCCTATCATTTATCAGGTTTTGTTTCCTCTGGCTGCGCTTGGAATTTTCTTTGGTGGCATCACCAGTTTTTTTCACAAAGATCCAAAAATATCATTGGCTTATAGTTCCGTTGAATCAATTAACTTTCTCTGGTTATGTTTAATCATAGCAGGTATGTTCCAATTTTCCGTTGACTATGAACTCATGAATCTCAGTAATTCATTCCGAATTTTATTTTTCCTAAGTTTATTTCATCATTCCTTCTCAAAAACATTTCAATTGTTCTCAATTGGCATGGTGGCAAGGCTCAAAAATTCAAGTTCCAGTGATGAGCTAAAAGGGATTGGTAGATTACTCGGGATCTCTCCCCTGTTAGTTGGAGCAGGTACTTTTAGTTATGCGGTCCTTCCTGGGACTCTTGGATTTGTTTCCGAAGCAACATACTTTTATCTGAATGCTCGCATCTTGGATATGCCCATTGGTCGTTCGGTTTTTCTTTTGCCTTCCATGATCTTCATCTTCTTTGGAATTGTTCTCGGTGGATTCACTCATATCAAATTGTTTATGAGTTTGTTTTTGTCTACACCAGGTAAAGACATCAATATCCAACCGTTTAGCTTGCAAAAGAGAAGATGGGTCACCATTTCTTTGTTTAGTTTAGCTTTAGTGATTTTTATCTTTCCTTTAGTTTTGCCTTACTTTGTTCGTTTACCAATGTTGAGTCCTTTTGTTGATCCGCAACTTGTGGATTGGTTTTGGACTTTAGCATTCGTATCCTATGTGACGATTGGGGCTGTATTTATATTCCGTTTGTATGATCATTATCAATTAAAAAGATACGGAAAACCAAAGACCAAAAACTGGGATTGTGGAGGAGGTTACAGCGGTCATGAACTTTCCATACCGACCTCTGTATTTTCTCTGCCATTAAGGAATTCGCTTGGTCGCTATTTTTTAAATAAAACCGGCGAATCAAAAGTCGATTCCTTTCTCATCAGGGGAATTACTTCCGTTTTTAGGTTGGGTACGAGATTTATGTCAGCGACAAATCATCCCAAAGAAGAAGACGTCAGTAAATACCTGGCGATCTCTTCTATGTTTCTGATCTTCATTTTTTCACTGCTCATTTTGGGTGACTTCGGAGGTTTGTAG
- a CDS encoding ABC transporter ATP-binding protein: MSNEKKESVSKSVIQVQHINKTFHQGEITFPVLNDISFEIAEKQLVTLMGPSGSGKSTLLNILSAIESADSGQINVFGHRLSGASEKELTIYRRKTIGIVFQFFHLFPYLSAMENVSLPLYLSGISKSIAQSKAKEALSLVGLNHRLEFTPKEMSGGEKQRVSIARAIVHQPKLILADEPTGNLDSGSSEMIMNLFKRCVSDLDISVFLVTHNEQIGESGDINLRMLDGKIQTI; encoded by the coding sequence GTGAGCAATGAAAAAAAAGAATCAGTCTCAAAATCTGTCATCCAAGTGCAACATATAAACAAAACCTTTCACCAAGGTGAGATCACCTTCCCTGTTTTGAATGACATCTCATTTGAAATCGCAGAGAAACAACTTGTGACCTTGATGGGACCTTCAGGTAGCGGGAAATCAACGTTACTCAACATTCTCTCAGCAATTGAATCAGCAGATTCAGGACAAATCAATGTATTTGGACACCGACTCTCTGGCGCCAGTGAAAAAGAACTTACTATTTACAGACGAAAAACAATTGGGATCGTCTTCCAATTTTTTCACCTTTTCCCCTATCTTTCCGCGATGGAGAATGTTTCTTTACCTTTATATCTTTCCGGTATCTCAAAATCCATTGCGCAATCCAAGGCCAAGGAAGCACTTTCTCTCGTTGGCTTAAATCACAGACTGGAATTTACTCCCAAAGAAATGTCTGGAGGAGAAAAACAACGAGTTTCGATTGCAAGAGCTATCGTTCACCAACCGAAATTAATACTTGCTGATGAACCAACGGGAAACCTAGATTCAGGGTCTTCCGAAATGATCATGAATTTATTCAAACGATGTGTCAGTGACTTGGATATATCTGTATTTCTTGTTACCCACAACGAACAAATTGGAGAATCCGGAGACATTAACTTACGAATGTTAGATGGTAAAATTCAGACTATATGA